Proteins encoded within one genomic window of Paenarthrobacter sp. JL.01a:
- the priA gene encoding bifunctional 1-(5-phosphoribosyl)-5-((5-phosphoribosylamino)methylideneamino)imidazole-4-carboxamide isomerase/phosphoribosylanthranilate isomerase PriA — translation MTTSSQSVLELLPAVDIVDGQAVRLLQGEAGSETSYGTPLEAALNWQNAGAEWVHMVDLDAAFGRGNNAALISEVVSQLNVKVELSGGLRDDASLERALELGVARVNLGTAALENPDWTKRAIERFGDQIAVGLDVRGTTLAGRGWTKEGGDLWEVLARLEDAGCARYVVTDVTKDGTLQGPNVDLLRQMVEKTGKPVVASGGISSLEDLRVLRELVPLGVEGAIVGKALYAGAFTLPEALDVAGRR, via the coding sequence ATGACCACCTCCTCCCAGTCCGTCCTGGAACTCCTGCCTGCCGTCGATATTGTCGACGGCCAGGCGGTGCGCCTCCTGCAAGGAGAGGCAGGCTCGGAAACCAGCTATGGAACTCCCCTCGAGGCAGCCCTCAACTGGCAGAATGCCGGGGCGGAGTGGGTTCACATGGTTGACTTGGACGCTGCTTTCGGCCGGGGAAACAACGCCGCGCTCATCAGCGAGGTTGTCTCGCAGCTCAACGTCAAAGTTGAGCTGTCCGGCGGCCTGCGGGATGACGCATCCCTTGAGCGTGCCCTCGAACTGGGCGTTGCGCGGGTGAACCTCGGTACGGCTGCATTGGAGAACCCGGACTGGACCAAGCGGGCGATCGAGCGTTTTGGTGACCAGATCGCCGTCGGGCTTGATGTCCGGGGTACCACCCTTGCCGGCCGCGGCTGGACGAAGGAGGGCGGGGACCTGTGGGAGGTGCTGGCCCGGCTCGAGGACGCAGGGTGTGCCCGTTACGTTGTGACGGATGTGACCAAGGACGGCACCTTGCAGGGCCCCAACGTGGATCTGCTGCGCCAGATGGTGGAGAAGACCGGCAAGCCGGTTGTGGCTTCGGGCGGTATCTCCAGCCTGGAGGACCTCCGGGTCCTGCGCGAACTGGTGCCGCTCGGTGTTGAGGGTGCGATTGTTGGCAAGGCTCTGTATGCCGGCGCCTTCACCTTGCCCGAAGCCCTGGACGTGGCCGGCCGCCGCTGA
- a CDS encoding SseB family protein yields MGRHSAESESNQRESNQPESSRPEKRELPGHIAAALAGAGGATDSAGQPWAGRSLAGDDARIHNFDDDDGSAAAGYVAAIGELLNGTGGEAEVVASLATARVFVPVVAQLAEEAEGVDGLHADKQADMALVTLKAPDGRTAMPVFTSAAALELWHPQARPVAVYAARAALSAVSEGAQLLVVDPGSEFAFVVRRPALWALAQQKDWTPSYLDDQLETALVSTISGFTAVRRLETQAGGGVASLTSDGRQVQGGGAGPELRVVLFLEDGLDAAAVQTLVGQLNEAWASMDSFAEGVDSMEIKLQRAAQEPAPH; encoded by the coding sequence ATGGGCCGCCATTCAGCTGAATCGGAATCCAACCAGCGGGAATCAAACCAGCCGGAATCCAGCCGGCCGGAAAAGCGTGAACTGCCCGGTCACATTGCGGCCGCGTTGGCCGGCGCGGGCGGGGCGACGGACTCGGCGGGTCAGCCGTGGGCCGGACGCAGCCTGGCCGGTGACGACGCCAGGATCCACAACTTCGACGACGACGATGGAAGCGCGGCCGCCGGTTACGTCGCCGCCATAGGGGAGTTGCTCAACGGCACCGGCGGCGAGGCCGAAGTAGTAGCCTCCCTTGCGACTGCCCGGGTCTTTGTTCCGGTGGTGGCCCAACTGGCCGAGGAAGCCGAAGGTGTCGACGGACTGCATGCCGACAAACAGGCCGATATGGCATTGGTCACACTCAAGGCTCCCGACGGCCGGACGGCAATGCCGGTGTTCACCTCCGCGGCTGCCTTGGAGTTGTGGCACCCGCAGGCGCGCCCGGTAGCTGTTTACGCCGCGCGGGCGGCGCTTTCGGCGGTATCGGAAGGCGCCCAGCTGTTGGTTGTGGATCCCGGTTCCGAGTTCGCCTTCGTGGTCAGGCGCCCGGCGCTGTGGGCTCTGGCCCAGCAGAAGGACTGGACGCCGTCATACCTGGATGATCAACTGGAGACTGCTCTCGTTTCGACAATTTCAGGCTTCACCGCGGTCCGGCGCCTTGAGACGCAGGCTGGTGGTGGCGTCGCATCCCTCACGTCCGACGGACGTCAGGTGCAAGGCGGCGGTGCCGGTCCGGAGCTGCGTGTGGTGCTCTTCCTTGAGGACGGGCTGGATGCCGCGGCGGTGCAGACGCTTGTCGGCCAGTTGAACGAAGCATGGGCAAGCATGGATTCCTTTGCCGAGGGTGTCGATTCCATGGAGATCAAACTGCAGCGTGCAGCACAGGAGCCCGCGCCGCACTAA
- a CDS encoding MFS transporter — MNFALYKEMLSIRPVRRLLVVGMIARIPHSAAGVLLTLHIVLTLGQGYAAAGAAAAVMTIGIALGAPWRGRRVDMVGLRKALIPSVIFETVIWSVVPHVSYQWLLPLVFVGGLFTLPIFSVVRQSLGVLVDGEQRRSAFALDSIATELVFMIGPAVGAVVATSGYSALGLTAVGVSVSVAGLFLMWFNPPTRSEVACTPEESADRESADLAAAEAAMVASAPAHVQEAASEMASANSRTSALKNRVARNFTWFTVSVAALFAVAAGSGMVLSGSDVSIVGLLERGGHQNEIGIVFFFWCAASVVGGLIYGSMKRSVSPMILLLGMAALTIPMGFAHDTWTLAFLSLLPGLLCAPVLSASSEKVADLVDEERRGEAMGWYGSALTAGVALGAPLAGVFIDNVGPSGGFAAVGIAGVALCATGLVLTSIRRRAARV, encoded by the coding sequence GTGAACTTCGCTCTCTACAAAGAGATGCTGTCCATCCGGCCTGTCCGGCGCTTGCTGGTGGTGGGCATGATTGCCCGCATCCCGCATTCCGCTGCCGGGGTGCTCCTGACACTTCACATCGTCCTGACACTTGGGCAAGGGTATGCCGCTGCGGGTGCGGCGGCCGCCGTCATGACCATCGGCATCGCTTTGGGGGCACCTTGGCGTGGCCGCAGGGTGGATATGGTGGGGCTGCGGAAAGCCCTGATCCCTTCAGTCATTTTCGAGACCGTGATTTGGTCGGTTGTGCCGCATGTTTCCTACCAGTGGCTTCTGCCGCTGGTGTTTGTCGGCGGCCTCTTTACCTTGCCGATCTTCAGCGTTGTCCGGCAGTCGCTGGGTGTCCTCGTGGATGGGGAACAGCGCCGGTCGGCGTTCGCCCTGGACTCCATTGCCACCGAGCTGGTTTTCATGATTGGTCCGGCTGTGGGCGCCGTGGTGGCGACCAGCGGCTACTCGGCCCTCGGTCTCACAGCCGTTGGTGTCTCCGTTTCCGTGGCCGGACTTTTCCTGATGTGGTTCAACCCTCCGACCCGGAGCGAGGTTGCGTGCACGCCGGAGGAGTCCGCTGATCGGGAGTCTGCCGATTTGGCCGCGGCGGAGGCCGCTATGGTCGCTTCGGCTCCTGCGCACGTCCAGGAAGCGGCCTCCGAGATGGCATCCGCGAACTCGCGTACTTCGGCTCTGAAGAACCGGGTGGCCAGGAACTTCACCTGGTTTACGGTTTCCGTTGCTGCGCTCTTCGCAGTAGCGGCCGGTTCCGGCATGGTGCTCAGCGGCTCCGACGTCAGCATTGTGGGGCTGCTGGAGCGGGGCGGGCACCAAAATGAAATCGGCATCGTCTTCTTCTTCTGGTGTGCGGCCTCGGTGGTCGGCGGCCTGATCTACGGCTCGATGAAGCGGTCCGTTTCGCCCATGATCCTCCTGCTGGGCATGGCCGCTTTGACCATTCCGATGGGCTTCGCCCATGACACCTGGACCCTTGCGTTCCTCTCGCTCCTTCCGGGCCTGTTGTGTGCCCCGGTCCTGTCCGCGTCCTCCGAGAAGGTAGCGGACCTGGTGGATGAGGAGCGGCGCGGCGAGGCCATGGGTTGGTACGGCTCTGCCCTCACCGCCGGTGTCGCTTTGGGTGCCCCCTTGGCCGGGGTCTTCATCGACAATGTCGGCCCGTCCGGGGGATTCGCGGCGGTGGGGATTGCCGGCGTCGCGCTGTGCGCGACGGGTTTGGTCCTGACGTCCATCCGTCGTCGTGCCGCCCGGGTCTGA
- a CDS encoding DUF1844 domain-containing protein codes for MSTEDSNSRNSFGGDAPAADAGVSQQIRDIAEVPAVEVITTGAVHLMSAAAVKVGLADDPNAEDLKDLDEARKLITALAGLVSAAAPEIGSQHAGPLRDGLRSLQLAFREASIIPDAPGKGPGEKFTGPVN; via the coding sequence ATGAGCACTGAAGACAGCAATTCCCGCAACTCCTTCGGCGGAGACGCCCCCGCCGCTGATGCCGGGGTCTCCCAGCAGATCCGCGACATCGCCGAGGTTCCGGCCGTGGAAGTCATCACCACCGGCGCCGTTCACCTGATGAGCGCCGCAGCCGTCAAGGTTGGTCTTGCCGACGACCCCAACGCCGAAGACCTCAAAGACCTTGACGAGGCCCGCAAGCTGATCACCGCACTTGCCGGACTCGTATCGGCCGCGGCCCCCGAAATTGGCTCCCAGCATGCCGGACCGTTGCGCGATGGCCTGCGCTCCTTGCAGCTGGCCTTCCGCGAAGCCTCCATCATCCCGGACGCCCCCGGCAAGGGCCCGGGCGAAAAGTTCACCGGACCGGTTAACTAG
- the infC gene encoding translation initiation factor IF-3 has product MRLVGPAGEQVGIVRIEDALRLAAESDLDLVEVAPQAKPPVCKLMDFGKYKYEAAVKAREARKNQTNTVLKEIRFRLKIDKHDYETKRGHALRFLGAGDKVKAMIQFRGREQQRPEMGIRLLQRFAEDVAEVGVIESSPRIDGRNMVMVIGPLKNKAEAKAEARRASQRAEAKAQNEAKAAARVDTTGEQAPLTQSIADLLPEGFKVAEAETTEDAPAAAEATTEAPAAAEAQVSEAPAAAEAPVAEEAPAVEEAPAVAEEAPVAEEAPAEEAPAPKPAVPSAPKPVAKPAAPKPAARPAAPKAAPKPAARKTT; this is encoded by the coding sequence GTGCGGCTGGTCGGTCCTGCCGGCGAACAGGTAGGAATTGTCCGCATCGAGGACGCACTGCGTCTGGCTGCCGAATCCGATCTCGATCTCGTTGAAGTTGCGCCGCAGGCTAAGCCTCCTGTTTGCAAGTTGATGGACTTCGGCAAGTACAAGTACGAAGCTGCAGTCAAGGCGCGCGAAGCCCGCAAGAACCAGACCAACACGGTTCTCAAGGAAATCCGTTTCCGCCTCAAGATCGACAAGCACGACTACGAAACCAAGCGTGGGCACGCTCTTCGCTTCCTCGGAGCCGGTGACAAGGTCAAGGCCATGATCCAGTTCCGTGGCCGCGAGCAGCAGCGTCCTGAAATGGGCATCCGCCTGCTGCAGCGTTTCGCTGAAGATGTGGCCGAGGTTGGCGTCATCGAGTCCAGCCCGCGCATCGATGGCCGCAACATGGTCATGGTGATCGGACCGCTGAAGAACAAGGCAGAAGCCAAGGCCGAAGCCCGCCGTGCCAGCCAGCGCGCAGAAGCCAAGGCCCAGAACGAAGCCAAGGCCGCAGCCCGCGTGGACACCACGGGGGAGCAGGCTCCGCTGACGCAGAGCATCGCGGACCTTCTGCCCGAAGGCTTTAAGGTTGCCGAAGCGGAAACCACGGAGGACGCTCCGGCGGCTGCCGAAGCAACAACTGAAGCTCCCGCAGCCGCTGAAGCCCAGGTTTCCGAAGCCCCCGCTGCTGCTGAAGCTCCGGTGGCCGAAGAAGCACCGGCGGTGGAAGAAGCACCGGCTGTGGCCGAAGAAGCCCCTGTGGCTGAAGAAGCCCCTGCTGAGGAAGCGCCGGCTCCCAAGCCTGCTGTTCCTTCGGCGCCCAAGCCCGTCGCCAAGCCGGCGGCTCCCAAGCCCGCAGCCCGGCCTGCGGCCCCCAAGGCCGCTCCGAAGCCTGCAGCACGCAAGACCACCTAG
- the rpmI gene encoding 50S ribosomal protein L35 yields the protein MPKMKTHSGAKKRFKLTGTGKLKRQQANRRHYLEHKSSRLTRRLAGDKLVFKGDAKVIKKMLGL from the coding sequence ATGCCGAAGATGAAGACCCACAGCGGTGCTAAGAAGCGCTTCAAGCTGACCGGTACGGGCAAGCTGAAGCGTCAGCAGGCCAACCGCCGTCACTACCTGGAGCACAAGTCCTCCAGGCTGACCCGTCGCCTTGCCGGCGACAAGCTCGTCTTCAAGGGTGACGCCAAGGTCATCAAGAAGATGCTCGGCCTCTAA
- the rplT gene encoding 50S ribosomal protein L20, giving the protein MARVKRAVNAHKKRRVVLERAKGYRGQRSRLYRKAKEQLLHSFVYSYGDRRKKKGDFRRLWIQRINAASRANGLTYNRLIQGLKAAEVEVDRRMLAELAVSDANAFAALVNVAKGALPADTSAPAAKAAPKAKVAPAVATAPAVKAVVSEKPAIDGAVAADGDEAPEGYAIKGNAESKKYHVPGSTWYNTTAAEYWFSTVEAAKAAGFEPAGGEARQQIKN; this is encoded by the coding sequence GTGGCACGTGTGAAGCGGGCGGTAAACGCCCACAAGAAGCGCCGGGTTGTCCTCGAACGCGCCAAGGGTTACCGCGGTCAGCGTTCGCGCCTGTACCGCAAGGCAAAAGAGCAGCTGCTGCACTCGTTTGTGTACAGCTACGGCGACCGCCGCAAGAAGAAGGGCGACTTCCGTCGCCTCTGGATCCAGCGTATCAACGCTGCATCCCGCGCCAACGGCCTTACCTACAACCGTCTCATCCAGGGCCTGAAGGCTGCTGAGGTTGAGGTTGACCGCCGTATGCTGGCCGAACTGGCTGTCTCCGACGCCAATGCTTTCGCCGCTCTGGTGAACGTTGCCAAGGGTGCCCTCCCGGCCGACACCTCTGCTCCGGCTGCCAAGGCTGCCCCGAAGGCCAAGGTTGCTCCGGCTGTTGCTACCGCGCCGGCTGTCAAGGCTGTCGTTTCCGAGAAGCCGGCCATCGACGGCGCAGTTGCCGCTGATGGTGACGAGGCTCCGGAAGGCTACGCCATCAAGGGCAACGCCGAGTCCAAGAAGTACCACGTGCCGGGTTCCACCTGGTACAACACCACCGCTGCTGAGTACTGGTTCTCCACGGTCGAAGCTGCAAAGGCTGCCGGTTTCGAGCCGGCCGGCGGCGAAGCCCGCCAGCAGATCAAGAACTAG
- a CDS encoding TrmH family RNA methyltransferase, which translates to MNETGRPQDFTMTNPRADRVRDVAKLAGRPARLKRGRFLAEGPQAVREALTLHRERTAAGGAAVVHEVFASEACLDRLPELADLAQGTLLRLASDDVLSAMADTVNPQGIVAVCSFVDVTLDSVLDAGPRLLAVMCQVRDPGNAGTVLRAADAAGADAVVLTGSSVDIYNPKAVRSTAGSLFHLPVVLGVDVEELVARCRERGIGILAADGYGTLNLDKLQDENAARRLGNDSVASDYALEAPTAWLFGNEAQGLSDEELALADHRVAVPVYGAAESLNLGTAATVCLYASARSQQVARVENV; encoded by the coding sequence ATGAACGAAACCGGGCGCCCGCAAGACTTTACGATGACCAACCCCCGAGCAGATCGGGTGAGGGATGTCGCCAAGCTTGCCGGGCGCCCGGCGCGTTTAAAACGCGGACGGTTCCTTGCTGAAGGTCCGCAGGCGGTGCGTGAGGCGTTGACCCTGCACCGTGAGCGCACGGCGGCCGGTGGGGCCGCCGTCGTGCATGAAGTCTTTGCCAGCGAGGCGTGTCTTGACCGCCTGCCCGAGCTCGCCGACCTGGCGCAGGGTACGTTGCTCCGGCTGGCGAGCGATGACGTTCTGTCCGCCATGGCGGACACAGTCAACCCCCAGGGGATCGTCGCTGTCTGCAGTTTTGTGGACGTCACCCTCGACTCAGTGCTCGACGCCGGTCCCCGGCTTCTCGCGGTCATGTGCCAGGTGCGTGACCCCGGCAATGCCGGCACGGTGCTTCGTGCCGCTGATGCGGCGGGGGCGGATGCTGTCGTCCTGACCGGTTCCAGTGTGGACATCTACAACCCGAAGGCTGTCCGTTCCACTGCCGGTTCACTTTTTCACCTTCCAGTCGTCCTGGGCGTGGACGTCGAAGAACTGGTGGCCCGGTGCCGGGAACGCGGGATCGGAATCCTGGCCGCTGACGGCTATGGAACCCTCAACCTTGACAAGCTTCAGGACGAAAATGCCGCACGGCGGCTGGGCAATGACTCCGTGGCGTCCGACTACGCCCTGGAAGCCCCTACCGCGTGGCTCTTTGGCAACGAGGCCCAAGGCTTGTCGGACGAAGAGCTGGCACTGGCGGACCACCGTGTCGCCGTACCCGTGTACGGGGCGGCCGAAAGCCTGAACCTGGGAACCGCGGCCACCGTGTGTCTCTACGCCAGTGCGCGTTCGCAGCAGGTCGCCAGAGTGGAGAATGTGTAA
- a CDS encoding cation diffusion facilitator family transporter, giving the protein MAAGGGTKAIVAALAANLTIAVLKFIAFFLTASSSMLAEAIHSVADSGNQVLLLVGGKRSKRAASPEHPFGYGRERYIYAFIVSIVLFSVGGLFALYEAWEKFQHPHGIEGGFWWVPLAVLVGAIIAEGFSFRTAIIESNHIRGKQSWVKFVRNAKQPELPVILLEDFGALLGLVFALFGVSMTLVTGDGVWDALGTAMIGLLLVAIAVVLAMETKSLLLGESATKEDVQRISEALQADGTRIIHLKTMHLGPEELLVAAKISMGASETGEEIAKGIDDAEQRIRAAVPIARVIYLEPDIERVQAQA; this is encoded by the coding sequence GTGGCTGCTGGTGGCGGTACCAAAGCGATTGTGGCGGCTCTGGCCGCTAACTTGACCATCGCTGTTCTGAAGTTCATTGCGTTTTTCCTGACGGCGTCATCGTCAATGCTCGCAGAAGCAATCCACTCGGTGGCCGATTCCGGTAACCAGGTCCTCCTGTTGGTCGGGGGCAAGCGTTCCAAGCGGGCTGCCAGTCCGGAGCATCCGTTCGGCTATGGCCGCGAACGCTACATTTACGCCTTCATTGTGTCCATTGTGCTGTTCAGCGTCGGTGGCCTGTTTGCCCTCTATGAGGCCTGGGAGAAGTTCCAGCACCCGCACGGCATCGAAGGCGGCTTCTGGTGGGTTCCCTTGGCTGTCCTGGTAGGGGCGATCATCGCTGAAGGTTTCTCCTTCCGCACGGCAATCATCGAATCGAACCACATCCGCGGCAAGCAGAGCTGGGTCAAGTTTGTCCGCAACGCCAAGCAGCCGGAACTTCCCGTTATCTTGCTCGAAGATTTCGGCGCCCTGCTTGGTTTGGTCTTTGCGCTCTTCGGCGTCAGCATGACCCTGGTCACCGGAGACGGAGTGTGGGACGCCCTCGGTACCGCGATGATTGGCTTGCTGTTGGTCGCCATTGCCGTGGTTCTGGCCATGGAAACCAAATCGCTGCTGTTGGGGGAGTCTGCCACGAAGGAGGACGTCCAGCGCATCTCCGAAGCCCTGCAGGCCGACGGAACGCGGATCATCCACCTCAAGACCATGCACCTCGGACCGGAAGAGCTGCTGGTGGCCGCCAAAATCTCCATGGGCGCTTCTGAAACCGGCGAGGAGATCGCGAAGGGAATTGACGACGCCGAGCAACGGATCCGTGCGGCGGTTCCGATCGCGCGGGTCATCTACCTCGAACCCGACATTGAGCGGGTCCAGGCCCAGGCCTAG
- a CDS encoding MFS transporter, whose amino-acid sequence MSTTVSQPVAVKKSGRHLGLAILALAMGGFAIGTTEFAMMGLLKEVETGLGISTPQAGSLISAYALGVVIGAPVFAALGAKLPRKHLALGLMLFLAVANLTSFIAPDYGLMLLSRFASGLPHGAFFGVAAVIAAGLVAPTKRGWAISMVMAGLTVSNVIGVPLATWVGQTFGWRLLFVIVGAIGLLTVAMMWKFVPFEAAHPDASIRRELGALKRLQVWLALLIGIIGFGGFFAVYTYIAHTMTSVAGIPEYLIPAVVALYGLGMVVGNIIGGRLADKSVMGTIYWVMPGIAAALVVYAIAAHWAWSAFLMAFVVGGIGSMLTPALQTRLLDSAPGAASLASSLNHSALNIANALGAFLGGTVIAWGWGYVAPALVGAVLALLGLGVAVISGMVERRTTPTS is encoded by the coding sequence ATGTCTACCACCGTGTCCCAGCCCGTCGCCGTCAAGAAGTCGGGGCGCCACCTTGGCTTGGCCATCCTGGCCCTGGCCATGGGCGGGTTTGCCATCGGCACCACAGAGTTCGCCATGATGGGCCTGTTGAAGGAGGTCGAGACGGGCCTGGGGATCAGCACCCCGCAAGCGGGCAGCCTTATCTCGGCCTACGCCCTGGGAGTAGTGATAGGCGCCCCCGTCTTTGCCGCCCTGGGAGCCAAGCTGCCCCGCAAGCATCTGGCGCTCGGCCTCATGCTGTTCCTTGCAGTGGCCAACCTGACGTCGTTCATTGCTCCGGACTACGGGTTAATGCTGTTGTCCCGCTTCGCCTCGGGCCTTCCGCATGGAGCGTTCTTCGGGGTGGCAGCCGTCATCGCTGCGGGCCTCGTGGCCCCCACCAAGCGCGGCTGGGCAATCTCCATGGTCATGGCCGGCCTGACGGTCTCCAACGTCATCGGAGTCCCCTTGGCCACCTGGGTGGGCCAGACTTTTGGGTGGCGCCTTCTCTTCGTCATTGTCGGCGCCATCGGTCTGCTCACGGTTGCCATGATGTGGAAGTTTGTCCCCTTCGAAGCCGCGCACCCGGACGCCAGCATCCGCCGGGAACTTGGAGCGCTGAAGAGGCTTCAGGTATGGCTGGCCCTCCTGATCGGCATCATCGGTTTCGGCGGCTTCTTCGCCGTGTACACCTACATCGCACACACCATGACGTCCGTGGCCGGTATCCCCGAGTACCTCATTCCCGCCGTCGTTGCCCTTTATGGTCTTGGCATGGTTGTCGGAAACATCATCGGTGGCCGGCTGGCGGACAAGTCCGTAATGGGTACCATCTACTGGGTCATGCCCGGTATCGCCGCCGCCCTGGTGGTCTACGCCATCGCAGCCCACTGGGCTTGGTCTGCCTTCCTGATGGCCTTCGTGGTCGGTGGCATCGGTTCGATGCTGACACCGGCACTGCAGACCAGGCTCCTCGATTCAGCCCCGGGGGCTGCCTCGCTGGCCTCCTCGCTGAACCACTCAGCCCTCAACATCGCCAATGCCCTGGGCGCCTTCCTGGGTGGCACGGTGATTGCCTGGGGCTGGGGTTACGTCGCCCCCGCCCTGGTAGGTGCCGTCCTCGCCCTCCTGGGCCTGGGCGTTGCTGTCATCAGTGGCATGGTGGAACGCAGGACCACCCCGACTTCCTGA
- a CDS encoding (deoxy)nucleoside triphosphate pyrophosphohydrolase produces the protein MTAVINVVGAAIVDSLDAPGRLLVARRTAPPQFAGMWEFPGGKVEPGETPEAALHRELAEELGIEVQLGPELESGSVAGWVLNKRACMRVWFAEITAGRPVALEDHDELRWVTLVDDEESLALPWIPADLPIVRALLERVSAPA, from the coding sequence GTGACTGCAGTGATAAACGTCGTTGGTGCGGCTATTGTCGACTCGTTGGACGCGCCAGGAAGATTGCTGGTTGCCCGTCGTACGGCCCCACCCCAATTTGCGGGCATGTGGGAATTCCCAGGCGGCAAGGTTGAACCAGGTGAAACGCCGGAAGCGGCGCTGCACCGCGAACTCGCGGAGGAGCTGGGAATCGAGGTTCAGCTCGGCCCGGAGCTGGAATCGGGGAGCGTGGCAGGCTGGGTCCTCAATAAGCGCGCCTGCATGCGCGTGTGGTTCGCTGAAATAACAGCCGGCCGGCCTGTGGCGCTCGAAGACCACGACGAACTGCGCTGGGTCACACTGGTCGACGACGAGGAGTCCCTGGCTCTTCCGTGGATTCCTGCGGACCTTCCCATCGTCCGGGCATTGCTGGAGCGGGTATCCGCGCCGGCCTGA
- a CDS encoding Rv2578c family radical SAM protein, translating into MRWDAQAIAPTREPAPETAGSPAPGPAPAMDALLPLAGLVRSVSTPEFSGVTFHEVTAKSVLNKVPSGSNMPFEWTVNPYRGCSHACVYCFARKSHTYLEFDAGRDFDSQVVVKINAAEVLRKELAKPSWGRHQVALGTNTDPYQRAEGRYALMPDIIRALADSGTPFSILTKGTLLARDIPLLKHAATMVPVDLGISLAMTNQDLAALIEPGTPSPKARLKLIARLREAGLGCGVMAMPVLPWLTDSDEALDSLFAGLAQAGATGVSAGALYLKPGTREWYMKWLAAEHPELVGKYRRLYGNGWYASKEYRAWLSGRTNYFKAKYGFTGSSGFSHRNARYTAAQAASPAGAAAAPLPGQESLF; encoded by the coding sequence ATGAGATGGGACGCACAAGCAATTGCACCGACCCGGGAACCGGCCCCTGAAACGGCTGGCAGCCCGGCTCCAGGCCCTGCCCCGGCAATGGACGCCTTGCTGCCCCTGGCCGGGCTTGTGCGTTCCGTCTCTACACCCGAATTCTCCGGAGTCACCTTCCATGAGGTCACCGCAAAGTCAGTGCTCAACAAGGTGCCTTCCGGTTCAAACATGCCGTTCGAGTGGACGGTCAATCCCTATCGCGGATGCAGCCATGCCTGCGTCTACTGCTTCGCACGCAAAAGCCACACTTATCTGGAATTCGACGCCGGCCGGGACTTCGACTCGCAGGTGGTCGTCAAGATCAACGCAGCCGAGGTACTCCGCAAGGAACTTGCCAAGCCCTCCTGGGGACGCCACCAGGTAGCCCTCGGCACCAACACGGACCCTTATCAACGGGCCGAAGGCCGCTACGCCTTGATGCCAGACATCATCCGGGCCCTTGCAGATTCGGGCACACCGTTCTCCATCTTGACCAAAGGCACGTTGTTGGCCAGGGACATCCCCCTGCTGAAGCATGCCGCCACCATGGTTCCGGTGGATCTCGGGATTTCGCTGGCCATGACCAACCAGGACCTCGCTGCCCTGATCGAGCCGGGAACGCCCTCCCCCAAGGCGCGCCTGAAGCTCATTGCCCGCCTCCGGGAGGCGGGCCTGGGGTGCGGCGTCATGGCGATGCCCGTCCTCCCCTGGCTCACTGATTCAGACGAAGCCCTCGACTCCCTTTTCGCAGGGTTGGCCCAGGCTGGAGCTACCGGAGTCTCTGCCGGCGCCCTGTACCTGAAGCCCGGCACCCGCGAGTGGTACATGAAGTGGCTTGCTGCCGAACACCCGGAGCTGGTGGGCAAGTACCGGCGCCTCTACGGCAATGGCTGGTATGCCTCCAAGGAATACCGTGCGTGGTTGTCGGGCAGGACCAATTACTTCAAGGCCAAGTACGGCTTCACGGGTAGTTCCGGATTCAGCCACCGCAATGCGCGGTACACAGCGGCACAGGCAGCGTCACCGGCCGGGGCAGCAGCCGCTCCCCTGCCCGGACAAGAGTCTCTTTTCTAG
- the pcp gene encoding pyroglutamyl-peptidase I — translation MILLTGFEPFGRETVNPSWLAVQRARQMLLAEGLAVEALELPCVFGESVSVLDDALSRFNPDVVVSVGLAGGRDRISLERVAINCDDARIPDNKGQRPIDEEVIPGGPAAYFSSLPIKAALRNLQIAGIRGEISQTAGTYVCNHLFYGLMHSLANRSGVRGGFIHVPYAPEQVPPGGSAPSMPLDVTAQGIAVVVRTSLNTQVDSKLGAGAIH, via the coding sequence ATGATTCTGCTCACGGGCTTCGAACCGTTCGGCCGGGAAACCGTCAACCCCTCCTGGCTCGCCGTCCAGCGCGCCCGCCAGATGCTACTCGCTGAGGGGCTCGCCGTTGAAGCCCTGGAGCTGCCATGCGTATTTGGCGAATCGGTATCGGTTCTCGATGACGCCCTATCCCGTTTCAACCCGGATGTAGTGGTGTCCGTGGGCTTGGCAGGGGGCCGGGACCGGATATCGCTTGAACGCGTGGCCATCAACTGCGATGACGCGAGGATTCCGGATAACAAGGGCCAGCGGCCCATAGACGAAGAAGTCATCCCCGGGGGACCGGCGGCATACTTCTCCAGTCTGCCCATCAAGGCCGCGCTCAGGAATCTCCAGATTGCCGGTATCAGGGGCGAAATCTCCCAGACGGCCGGTACCTACGTCTGCAACCACCTCTTCTACGGCCTGATGCATTCGTTGGCGAACCGGTCCGGCGTCCGGGGTGGCTTCATTCACGTTCCCTATGCTCCGGAGCAGGTACCCCCTGGCGGCTCGGCCCCTTCAATGCCGCTTGACGTCACCGCCCAAGGGATTGCGGTGGTTGTCAGGACTTCGCTTAACACACAGGTCGATTCCAAGCTGGGGGCAGGGGCCATCCACTAG